The following are from one region of the Mesorhizobium sp. B4-1-4 genome:
- a CDS encoding ATP-binding cassette domain-containing protein codes for MADKNAPAGPPLVDMRNISIAFGGIRAVDDASIDLFPGEVVALLGHNGAGKSTLIKILSGAYKRDAGQIFVNGEEATITNPRDAKKYGIETIYQTLALADNVDSAANLFLGRELMTAWGTLDDVAMEAEARKVMGRLNPRFQRFKEPVIKLSGGQRQSVAIARAILFNARILIMDEPTAALGPQETAQVGELVRQLKSDGIGIFLISHDIHDVFELADRVCVMKNGQVVGTARTTDVTQDEVLGMIILGKCPPGAIPGPGALKIAA; via the coding sequence ATGGCTGACAAAAACGCTCCCGCCGGCCCGCCGCTGGTCGACATGCGCAACATCTCGATCGCCTTTGGCGGCATCCGGGCCGTCGATGACGCCTCGATCGATCTTTTCCCCGGCGAGGTCGTGGCGCTGCTCGGCCACAACGGCGCCGGCAAGTCGACGCTGATCAAGATCCTCTCCGGCGCCTACAAGCGCGACGCCGGGCAGATATTCGTCAATGGCGAGGAAGCCACGATCACCAACCCGCGCGATGCCAAGAAATACGGCATCGAGACGATCTACCAGACGCTGGCGCTGGCCGACAATGTCGACTCCGCCGCCAATTTGTTTCTCGGCCGCGAGCTGATGACCGCCTGGGGCACGCTCGACGACGTTGCGATGGAGGCCGAGGCGCGCAAGGTGATGGGGCGCCTCAATCCCCGCTTCCAGCGCTTCAAGGAGCCGGTCATAAAGCTGTCAGGTGGGCAGCGGCAGTCGGTGGCGATCGCACGCGCGATCCTGTTCAACGCCCGCATCCTGATCATGGACGAGCCGACCGCGGCGCTTGGGCCCCAGGAAACGGCACAGGTCGGCGAACTGGTCAGGCAGCTCAAGTCCGATGGCATCGGCATCTTCCTGATCAGCCACGACATCCACGATGTGTTCGAACTGGCCGACCGGGTCTGCGTGATGAAGAACGGCCAGGTCGTCGGCACCGCGCGTACCACGGATGTAACCCAGGACGAGGTGCTCGGCATGATCATCCTGGGCAAATGTCCTCCTGGCGCCATTCCCGGACCGGGTGCGCTGAAGATCGCCGCCTGA
- a CDS encoding sugar ABC transporter permease, which yields MTDTTSNPPQVDTARASELGAVARFLKATEIDTRMLGMIGALLLIWVGLHVISSLRLGVNPLDFDSRTFLTPRNLWNLSVQSSAVAIMACGMVLVIVMRNIDLSVGSAEGLIGMVMGFAQVHFLVRFVGLELGNPWIWVLALVIGLVLGLLIGAFQGFIIAYLEVPAFIVTLGGLLVWRGAAWWVTSGQTVAPLDATFQLMGGGPAGSVGATWSWIIGIVACLAVVFALFNGRVQRKRFRFPLRPIWAETLLGAVTCAAIMGAVWLANSYPWPIGIVNRYAAANNITVPEGGLFIAHGVAIPVLMAVAVGLIMTFITNRTRFGRYVFAIGGNPEAANLAGINTRWITMKVFMIMGVLATIAAAISSARQNSSTNVLGTLDELLVIAAAVIGGTSLAGGSGTIIGAMLGALLMQSLQSGMVLLGVDSPLQSIVVGAVLVIAVWLDTVYRKRV from the coding sequence ATGACCGACACGACGTCCAACCCGCCGCAGGTCGATACCGCACGCGCCTCGGAACTCGGCGCGGTCGCCCGCTTCCTGAAGGCAACCGAGATCGACACCCGCATGCTCGGCATGATCGGCGCCCTGTTGCTGATCTGGGTGGGGCTGCACGTGATTTCGAGCCTGCGTCTGGGCGTCAATCCGCTCGATTTCGACAGCCGCACCTTCCTCACGCCGCGCAATCTATGGAACCTCTCCGTACAAAGCTCCGCGGTCGCCATCATGGCCTGCGGCATGGTGCTGGTCATCGTCATGCGCAACATCGACCTGTCCGTCGGCTCGGCCGAGGGCCTGATCGGCATGGTCATGGGTTTTGCCCAGGTGCATTTCCTGGTTCGGTTCGTCGGGCTTGAACTCGGCAATCCGTGGATCTGGGTGCTCGCGCTTGTCATTGGCCTGGTGCTGGGCCTGCTGATCGGCGCCTTCCAGGGCTTCATCATCGCCTATCTCGAAGTGCCGGCCTTCATCGTCACGCTGGGCGGTCTGCTGGTCTGGCGCGGCGCTGCCTGGTGGGTCACCAGCGGCCAGACCGTGGCGCCGCTCGACGCCACCTTCCAGCTGATGGGAGGCGGGCCGGCCGGATCGGTCGGCGCCACCTGGAGCTGGATCATCGGCATCGTCGCCTGCCTCGCCGTGGTGTTTGCGCTTTTCAACGGGCGGGTGCAACGCAAGCGCTTCCGTTTCCCGCTGCGCCCGATCTGGGCCGAGACGCTGCTTGGCGCCGTCACCTGCGCCGCCATCATGGGCGCGGTGTGGCTGGCCAACTCCTATCCGTGGCCGATCGGCATCGTGAACAGATACGCCGCCGCCAACAACATCACCGTGCCCGAGGGCGGCCTGTTCATCGCTCACGGCGTCGCCATTCCGGTGCTGATGGCGGTTGCGGTCGGGCTGATCATGACCTTCATCACCAACCGCACCCGTTTCGGCCGCTATGTCTTTGCCATCGGCGGCAATCCGGAGGCCGCCAATCTCGCCGGCATCAACACGCGCTGGATCACCATGAAGGTGTTCATGATCATGGGCGTGCTGGCCACGATCGCAGCCGCGATTTCGTCCGCCCGGCAAAACTCGTCCACCAATGTGCTTGGAACATTGGACGAGCTGCTCGTCATCGCCGCGGCCGTCATCGGCGGCACGTCGCTGGCCGGCGGTTCGGGAACGATCATCGGCGCCATGCTTGGCGCGCTGCTGATGCAGTCGCTGCAATCCGGCATGGTGCTGCTCGGTGTCGACTCGCCGCTGCAGAGCATCGTCGTCGGCGCCGTGCTGGTCATCGCCGTCTGGCTCGACACCGTCTATCGCAAGCGGGTTTAG
- the xylF gene encoding D-xylose ABC transporter substrate-binding protein gives MKRFAVAILAGVAMSLTLASVAQAKGKVIGVSWSNFQEERWKTDEAAMKKAIEAAGDKYISADAQSNPGKQLTDVESLISQGANSLIILAQDASAIGPAVQKALDEGIPVVGYDRLIENKDVFYLTFDNKEVGRMQARAVFKVKPEGNYVFIKGSGADPNADFLFSGSMEVLKPAIDSGKIKNVGEAYTDGWLPANAQKNMEQFLTANDNKVDAVVAANDGTAGGVVAALTAQGLAGTVPVSGQDGDHAALNRIALGTQTVSVWKDARELGRNAAEIASQLADGKKMTDIAGVKDFTTPGGNTVKSLFLTPVAITKDNLNVVIDAGWIKKDEVCAGVAAGTVAACN, from the coding sequence ATGAAGAGATTCGCAGTCGCCATCCTGGCGGGTGTCGCCATGTCACTGACGCTCGCGTCGGTCGCGCAGGCGAAGGGCAAGGTCATCGGCGTTTCTTGGTCCAACTTCCAGGAAGAGCGCTGGAAGACCGACGAGGCCGCCATGAAGAAGGCAATCGAGGCCGCAGGCGACAAGTACATCTCCGCCGACGCGCAGTCCAATCCGGGCAAGCAGCTCACCGATGTCGAGAGTCTGATCTCGCAGGGCGCCAATTCGCTGATCATCCTGGCGCAGGATGCCTCGGCCATCGGCCCGGCCGTCCAGAAGGCGCTGGACGAAGGCATTCCGGTCGTTGGCTATGACCGCCTGATCGAGAACAAGGACGTCTTCTACCTGACCTTCGACAACAAGGAAGTCGGCCGCATGCAGGCCCGCGCGGTGTTCAAGGTCAAGCCGGAAGGCAACTATGTCTTCATCAAGGGCTCGGGCGCCGATCCGAATGCCGACTTCCTGTTCTCGGGCTCGATGGAAGTGCTCAAGCCGGCCATCGACAGCGGCAAGATCAAGAATGTCGGCGAGGCCTATACAGACGGCTGGCTGCCAGCCAACGCCCAGAAGAACATGGAGCAGTTCCTGACCGCCAACGACAACAAGGTCGACGCCGTGGTCGCCGCCAATGACGGCACCGCCGGCGGTGTCGTCGCGGCGCTGACCGCGCAAGGCCTTGCCGGCACCGTGCCGGTGTCGGGCCAGGACGGCGACCATGCCGCGCTGAACCGCATCGCGCTCGGCACTCAGACCGTGTCGGTGTGGAAGGACGCGCGCGAGCTCGGTAGGAATGCCGCCGAGATCGCCTCGCAGCTGGCCGACGGCAAGAAGATGACCGACATCGCCGGCGTGAAGGACTTCACGACGCCTGGCGGCAACACCGTCAAGTCGCTGTTCCTGACCCCGGTCGCCATCACCAAGGACAATCTCAACGTCGTCATCGATGCCGGCTGGATCAAGAAGGACGAAGTCTGCGCGGGCGTCGCCGCCGGCACCGTCGCGGCCTGCAACTAA
- a CDS encoding ROK family protein codes for MSVGIRHDDLRRRNRAMVIAAVRRAGQPSRTEIAATTGLSHSTISAISSDLIGEGILAEGKPSEAGALKRGRPQVGLGLNPEAATVMTVVLSLNFLSVAVIDYAGQVISEEQRRLDTLTMSRDALIGECVAIVRRRLEDPDLDVRSVARIALAIQGITDTDARAMLWSPITPQTDIAFADILEAEFGIPATVENDCNMMAVALRWRDPERYRDDFIAILLSHGIGMGLVLKGELFTGTHSSGGEFGHMIHRPGGALCRCGRRGCVEAYAGNYAIWRNARQLSEDTEPVADVSDAQMRALAATARQTDGPEREAYRRAGEALGYGLGSLFALIDPAPVAMVGVSAAAFDLIEPALREAIAQTAGGQHSKSISFDTEPNELPLIREGCAMRALTFVDQEIFAPGMQAKAGSGKNVA; via the coding sequence ATGTCGGTCGGAATCCGCCACGACGATCTGCGCCGGCGCAACCGCGCAATGGTGATTGCGGCCGTGCGCCGGGCCGGCCAGCCCTCGCGCACCGAAATCGCCGCGACCACCGGCCTCAGCCACTCCACCATATCGGCGATTTCCTCCGATCTGATCGGCGAAGGTATCCTGGCCGAAGGCAAGCCGAGCGAGGCCGGCGCGCTCAAACGCGGCAGGCCGCAGGTCGGGCTTGGCCTCAATCCGGAAGCCGCAACGGTGATGACCGTGGTGCTGTCGCTGAATTTCCTGTCCGTCGCCGTCATCGACTATGCCGGCCAGGTCATATCAGAGGAACAGCGCCGGCTGGACACGCTGACCATGTCGCGCGATGCACTGATCGGCGAATGCGTCGCCATCGTGCGGCGGCGCCTGGAGGATCCCGACCTCGACGTGCGCAGCGTCGCCCGCATCGCGCTGGCGATCCAGGGCATCACCGACACCGATGCCCGGGCAATGCTGTGGTCGCCCATCACGCCGCAGACCGACATCGCCTTCGCCGACATACTCGAAGCCGAGTTCGGCATCCCCGCCACCGTGGAGAATGACTGCAACATGATGGCGGTGGCGCTGCGCTGGCGCGATCCGGAGCGTTACCGCGACGACTTCATCGCCATTCTCCTTTCGCACGGTATCGGCATGGGCCTGGTGCTGAAGGGCGAGCTCTTCACCGGCACCCATTCCTCGGGCGGCGAATTCGGCCACATGATCCATCGGCCAGGCGGCGCGCTCTGCCGCTGCGGGCGGCGCGGCTGCGTCGAAGCCTATGCCGGCAATTACGCCATCTGGCGCAACGCCAGGCAGCTCAGCGAGGACACCGAGCCGGTCGCCGATGTCAGCGACGCGCAGATGCGGGCGCTGGCGGCGACGGCGCGGCAAACGGACGGGCCCGAGCGCGAGGCCTACCGCAGGGCCGGCGAGGCGCTGGGCTACGGCCTCGGCAGCCTGTTCGCGCTGATCGATCCCGCCCCCGTCGCCATGGTCGGCGTCAGCGCCGCCGCCTTCGACCTGATCGAGCCGGCATTGCGCGAGGCCATCGCCCAGACCGCCGGCGGCCAGCACTCGAAATCGATTTCCTTCGACACCGAGCCCAACGAGTTGCCGCTGATCCGCGAGGGCTGCGCCATGCGGGCGCTGACCTTCGTCGACCAGGAGATTTTCGCGCCGGGCATGCAGGCGAAAGCCGGCTCCGGGAAGAACGTGGCCTGA
- the phoB gene encoding phosphate regulon transcriptional regulator PhoB, with protein sequence MIAPRIMVVEDEEPLGVLLRYNLESEGYQVEVVPRGDEAEIRLQENVPDLLVLDWMVPAVSGIELCRRLRMRPETERLPIIMLTARGEESDRVRGLSTGADDYLVKPFSTPEFMARVKALLRRAKPEVLSSVLKVGDIVLDRESHRVYRKKSEIRLGPTEFRLLEFMMRHPGRVFSRSQLLDNVWGETIYIDERTVDVHVGRLRKAVNNGRMPDVIRTIRGAGYAIRED encoded by the coding sequence ATGATCGCGCCACGCATCATGGTGGTGGAGGATGAGGAGCCACTCGGCGTGCTCCTCCGCTACAATCTGGAATCGGAAGGCTACCAGGTCGAGGTGGTCCCGCGCGGCGACGAGGCGGAGATTCGCCTGCAGGAGAACGTCCCCGACCTCCTGGTGCTCGACTGGATGGTGCCGGCTGTGTCCGGCATCGAACTCTGTCGCCGGCTAAGGATGCGGCCCGAGACCGAGCGGCTGCCGATCATCATGCTGACGGCGCGCGGCGAGGAAAGCGACCGCGTGCGCGGCCTTTCGACCGGCGCCGACGATTATCTGGTCAAGCCGTTCTCGACACCGGAATTCATGGCCAGGGTCAAGGCGCTGCTGCGCCGCGCCAAGCCGGAAGTGCTGTCCAGCGTGCTCAAGGTGGGCGACATCGTGCTCGACCGCGAATCACATCGCGTCTACCGCAAGAAGAGCGAGATCCGGCTCGGGCCGACCGAATTCCGCCTGCTCGAATTCATGATGCGTCATCCCGGCCGGGTGTTCTCGCGCAGCCAGCTGCTCGACAATGTCTGGGGGGAGACGATCTATATCGACGAGCGCACGGTGGACGTGCATGTCGGCCGGTTGCGCAAGGCGGTCAATAACGGCCGCATGCCCGACGTCATCCGCACCATTCGTGGTGCGGGGTATGCAATCCGCGAGGATTGA
- the phoU gene encoding phosphate signaling complex protein PhoU → MAEHTVASFDEDLGQISRLISDMGDLASSMVGGATKALLNSDNALAQRVVSDDVIMDARQRELDDRAITLIAKRQPMADDLRHVVGSIRMAGDLERIGDLAKNIAKRVGTVGLSTTPRDLSHSIDAMAQLVLIQVQGVIEEYAAHDAEALAKLRADDERIDVKYTSVFRELLTYMMEDPRNITACTHLLFCAKNLERIGDHVTNIAENAYYVLTGTQLPANRPKQDETAMSAPAA, encoded by the coding sequence ATGGCCGAACACACAGTCGCTTCTTTCGACGAGGATCTCGGACAGATCAGCAGGCTGATCAGCGACATGGGCGATCTCGCCAGCTCGATGGTCGGCGGCGCCACCAAGGCGCTGCTGAACTCCGACAACGCGCTGGCACAGCGCGTTGTCTCCGACGACGTCATCATGGACGCGCGCCAGCGCGAACTCGACGACCGCGCCATCACGCTGATCGCCAAGCGCCAGCCGATGGCCGACGATCTGCGGCATGTCGTCGGGTCGATCCGCATGGCCGGCGACCTCGAACGCATTGGCGACCTTGCCAAGAACATCGCCAAGCGCGTCGGTACGGTCGGCCTGTCCACCACGCCGCGCGACCTGTCGCATTCCATCGACGCCATGGCGCAGCTGGTGCTGATCCAGGTGCAGGGCGTGATCGAGGAGTATGCGGCGCACGATGCCGAAGCCCTCGCCAAGCTGCGCGCCGATGACGAACGTATCGACGTCAAATACACCTCCGTGTTCCGCGAACTTCTCACCTACATGATGGAGGATCCGCGCAACATCACGGCTTGCACGCATCTGTTGTTCTGCGCCAAGAATCTCGAGCGCATCGGCGACCATGTGACCAACATCGCCGAGAATGCCTACTATGTGCTGACCGGTACGCAGTTGCCCGCGAATCGTCCGAAGCAGGACGAAACGGCGATGTCGGCGCCGGCGGCTTGA
- the pstB gene encoding phosphate ABC transporter ATP-binding protein PstB gives MKPMLSTDLNVAEAAVEKAKIEVKNLNFYYGQSKALKDISLSLPERSVTAFIGPSGCGKSTLLRVFNRIYELYPRQSAEGQVLLDGRNILDRSQDLNLLRTKIGMVFQKPTPFPMSIYENIAFGVRLYEKISKAEMDGRVEQALKRAALWTEVKDKLNASGLSLSGGQQQRLCIARTVAVKPEVILLDEPASALDPLSTAKIEELIDELQADYTIVIVTHNMQQAARVSRQTAFMYLGELVEFDRTEKIFTSPREKRTQDYITGRFG, from the coding sequence ATGAAACCGATGTTGTCCACCGATTTGAACGTGGCCGAGGCTGCCGTGGAAAAGGCCAAGATCGAGGTCAAGAACCTCAATTTCTACTATGGCCAGTCGAAGGCGCTGAAGGACATCAGCCTGTCGCTGCCCGAGCGCAGTGTCACCGCCTTCATCGGCCCTTCGGGCTGCGGGAAGTCGACGCTGCTGCGCGTCTTCAACCGCATCTACGAGCTCTACCCGAGGCAGAGCGCCGAGGGTCAGGTGCTGCTTGACGGCCGGAACATTCTCGACCGCTCGCAGGACCTCAACCTGCTGCGCACCAAGATCGGCATGGTGTTCCAGAAGCCGACGCCGTTTCCGATGTCGATCTATGAAAACATCGCGTTCGGCGTCAGGCTCTATGAGAAGATCAGCAAGGCCGAGATGGACGGCCGTGTCGAGCAGGCGCTGAAGCGCGCGGCTCTGTGGACCGAGGTCAAGGACAAGCTCAACGCCAGCGGCCTCAGCCTTTCGGGCGGCCAGCAGCAGCGTCTTTGCATCGCCCGCACCGTGGCGGTGAAGCCGGAGGTCATCCTGCTCGACGAGCCGGCATCGGCGCTCGACCCGCTGTCGACCGCCAAGATCGAGGAATTGATCGACGAGCTGCAAGCCGACTACACGATCGTCATCGTCACCCACAACATGCAGCAGGCGGCGCGCGTGTCGCGCCAGACGGCTTTCATGTATCTGGGCGAGCTGGTCGAGTTCGATCGTACGGAGAAGATCTTCACATCGCCCCGCGAGAAGCGCACGCAGGACTATATCACCGGCCGCTTCGGCTGA
- the pstA gene encoding phosphate ABC transporter permease PstA, whose protein sequence is MSTSLALHNRRKRRNGVMMALCVVAAGIGLAWLALILGALVYKGLSGVSLAVFTEMTPPPGDAGGLLNAIYGSVVMTVIGVIVGTPIGVLAGTYMAEYGRFSKLTTVVRFINDILLSAPSIVIGLFVYELLVRPMGHFSAIAGAVALAILVIPVVVRTTEDMLNLVPNALREAGTAIGAPRWVVIRSVAYRAALSGIVTGILLAIARISGETAPLLFTALNNQFWSSNLNAPMASLPVTIFQFALSPYEEWQQLAWTGALIITLTVLGLSIFARSLTGRREDR, encoded by the coding sequence ATGTCGACGTCCCTGGCACTCCACAACAGACGCAAGAGAAGGAACGGCGTGATGATGGCGCTCTGCGTCGTCGCCGCCGGCATCGGCCTTGCCTGGCTGGCGCTGATCCTCGGCGCCCTGGTCTACAAGGGCCTGTCCGGCGTTTCGCTGGCGGTCTTCACCGAGATGACGCCACCGCCCGGCGATGCCGGCGGCCTGCTCAACGCCATCTATGGCAGCGTCGTGATGACCGTCATCGGCGTCATCGTCGGCACGCCGATCGGTGTGCTGGCCGGTACTTACATGGCCGAATACGGACGCTTCTCGAAGCTGACCACGGTGGTGCGTTTCATCAACGACATCCTGCTGTCGGCGCCGTCGATCGTTATCGGCCTGTTCGTCTATGAATTGCTGGTGCGGCCGATGGGGCACTTCTCCGCCATCGCCGGCGCCGTCGCGCTGGCCATCCTGGTCATCCCGGTCGTGGTGCGCACCACAGAGGACATGCTCAACCTGGTGCCGAACGCCTTGCGCGAGGCAGGCACCGCGATCGGCGCACCGCGCTGGGTGGTCATCCGCTCTGTCGCCTATCGTGCGGCACTCTCCGGCATCGTCACCGGCATATTGCTGGCCATCGCCCGCATCTCCGGCGAGACGGCGCCGCTGCTCTTCACCGCGCTCAACAACCAGTTCTGGTCAAGCAATCTCAACGCGCCGATGGCCAGCCTGCCTGTCACCATTTTCCAGTTCGCTCTCAGCCCTTACGAGGAATGGCAGCAGCTGGCGTGGACCGGCGCACTTATAATCACCCTAACGGTTCTCGGGCTGAGCATCTTCGCCCGCAGCCTTACCGGACGCAGAGAGGACAGATGA
- the pstC gene encoding phosphate ABC transporter permease subunit PstC — MTTVSEATPLSSVMRSRDATVRRFAFTDMVFREATRSSAVLVLLILSGVAISLFAGSWEALSKFGFSFLTTEAWNPVTENFGALSPIYGTIVTSAIAILIAVPIGIGIAVFLTELCPRPLRRPIGIAVELLAGIPSIIYGIWGLFVFAPFLQTTIQPFIIDIFHNVPGLSSLFAGPPYGIGLLTSSLILAIMVLPFITSITKDVFDTVPAVLKESAYGIGCTTWEVTRRVVIPYTRVGIMGGVMLGLGRALGETMAVTFVIGNAHRISASLFAPATTISATIANEFTEADGQLYTSSLVALGLILFVITFIILAIARYMLMRIDARTGA; from the coding sequence ATGACCACCGTTTCAGAAGCTACGCCGTTATCGAGCGTCATGCGGTCCAGGGATGCGACAGTGCGGCGCTTCGCCTTCACGGACATGGTGTTTCGGGAGGCTACACGCTCTTCTGCCGTCCTCGTCCTGCTCATCCTCAGCGGCGTCGCCATCTCGTTGTTTGCCGGCTCATGGGAAGCCCTGTCTAAGTTCGGCTTTTCCTTCCTGACGACCGAGGCATGGAACCCGGTCACCGAGAATTTCGGCGCCCTGTCGCCGATCTACGGCACCATCGTCACGTCAGCCATCGCAATTCTGATCGCCGTTCCCATCGGCATCGGCATCGCCGTCTTTCTTACCGAACTTTGCCCGCGGCCGCTGCGGCGCCCGATCGGCATCGCCGTCGAGCTTCTGGCCGGCATCCCTTCGATCATCTACGGCATCTGGGGCCTGTTCGTGTTCGCACCGTTCCTGCAGACGACGATACAGCCTTTCATCATCGACATCTTTCACAACGTGCCCGGGCTCTCCAGCCTGTTCGCCGGCCCGCCCTATGGCATCGGCCTACTGACGTCGTCGCTGATCCTGGCCATCATGGTGCTGCCGTTCATCACCTCGATCACCAAGGACGTGTTCGACACAGTGCCGGCGGTGCTGAAGGAATCGGCCTACGGCATCGGCTGCACAACCTGGGAAGTCACGCGGCGCGTGGTCATTCCCTACACCCGTGTCGGCATTATGGGCGGCGTTATGCTCGGCCTCGGCCGCGCGCTCGGCGAAACCATGGCGGTGACCTTCGTCATCGGCAACGCGCATCGTATCAGCGCCTCGCTGTTCGCGCCGGCGACGACGATCTCCGCGACGATCGCCAACGAATTCACCGAAGCCGACGGCCAACTCTACACCTCTTCACTGGTGGCGCTCGGCCTGATCCTCTTCGTCATCACCTTCATTATCCTTGCCATCGCACGCTATATGCTGATGCGCATCGACGCCCGCACGGGAGCCTGA
- the pstS gene encoding phosphate ABC transporter substrate-binding protein PstS: protein MRHFIRSAAVAIAMAAASTFTMSAAFAADISGAGATFPYPIYAKWADAYKKETGIGLNYQSIGSGGGVKQIKAKTVTFGASDAPLKGEDLNSTGLAQFPMVMGGIVPVVNLKGIKPGELVLDGTTLADIFLGKITNWNDEAIKKLNPKAKLPDQAIAVVHRSDGSGTTFNFSYYLADVNADWKSKVGVNSALEWPVGIGAKGNEGVANNVSQTGGAIGYVEYAYAKQNKLTYTDMINKDGKKIEPTAKAFSAAAANADWNSQPGYGVILANQPGAESWPMTSATWILLYKKPDDAAATSEALKFFAWSYAKGDKMAGELDYVPMPDKVVKSVEEMWSKDIVGSDGKSLYAAK, encoded by the coding sequence ATGAGACATTTCATCCGCTCGGCGGCCGTTGCGATTGCAATGGCTGCGGCGTCCACCTTCACCATGTCCGCAGCGTTTGCGGCTGATATCTCCGGCGCTGGCGCCACTTTCCCCTACCCGATCTACGCGAAGTGGGCCGACGCCTACAAGAAAGAGACCGGCATCGGCCTCAACTACCAGTCGATCGGTTCCGGCGGCGGCGTCAAGCAGATCAAGGCCAAGACCGTTACTTTCGGCGCTTCCGACGCGCCGCTGAAGGGTGAAGACCTCAACTCCACCGGTCTCGCCCAGTTCCCGATGGTGATGGGTGGCATCGTGCCCGTCGTCAATCTCAAAGGCATCAAGCCGGGCGAACTCGTTCTCGACGGCACGACGCTGGCCGATATCTTCCTCGGCAAGATCACCAACTGGAACGACGAGGCGATCAAGAAGCTCAATCCCAAGGCCAAGCTGCCAGACCAGGCGATTGCCGTTGTCCACCGTTCGGACGGCTCGGGCACCACGTTCAACTTCAGCTACTATCTCGCCGACGTGAACGCCGACTGGAAGTCGAAGGTTGGCGTCAACAGCGCGCTCGAGTGGCCGGTGGGTATCGGCGCCAAGGGCAATGAAGGCGTTGCCAACAACGTGTCGCAGACCGGCGGCGCCATCGGCTATGTCGAATACGCATATGCCAAGCAGAACAAGCTGACTTACACCGACATGATCAACAAGGACGGCAAGAAGATCGAGCCGACCGCGAAGGCGTTCTCGGCCGCGGCGGCCAATGCCGACTGGAACTCACAGCCGGGTTATGGCGTCATTCTCGCCAACCAGCCGGGCGCCGAGTCCTGGCCGATGACGTCCGCGACCTGGATCCTGCTGTACAAGAAGCCCGATGACGCCGCGGCGACCAGCGAAGCGCTCAAGTTCTTTGCCTGGTCCTATGCGAAGGGCGACAAGATGGCGGGTGAACTGGACTACGTTCCGATGCCGGACAAGGTCGTCAAGAGCGTCGAGGAAATGTGGAGCAAGGACATCGTCGGCAGCGACGGCAAGTCGCTCTACGCCGCCAAGTAA